In Anopheles gambiae chromosome 2, idAnoGambNW_F1_1, whole genome shotgun sequence, a single window of DNA contains:
- the LOC1281664 gene encoding glutamate--cysteine ligase, which produces MGLLSEGSPLTWDETKALAQHVREHGIEQFINLFARLKDRQGDVLKWGDEVEYIIVRFDDKQRAVQVSLRAQEILAKLNEKEAADPQGVKSLWRPEYGAYMIEGTPGKPYGGLLAHFNVVEANMRYRRMEVAALLPENEFVMSITSFPRLGCPRFTFPPAVPTPDDEACAARSNFFPDEAIFPGHPRFKTLTRNIRQRRGEKVSINLPIYPDRDTQTPVEGSIPSHPSHVHMDAMGFGMGCCCLQLTFQACNISEARTLYDQLTPMCPIMLALTAASPAYRGFLTDVDCRWNVISASVDCRTREERGEEPLKNDRFRIYKSRYDSIDSYLSPAGEKYNDVPLVLDETLYKRLREGDIDHLLAQHIAHLFIRDSVSLFSEKVHQNDREDTDHFENIQSTNWQTMRFKPPPPNSPIGWRVEFRPCEAQLTDFENAAIVCFVVLLTRVILSYQLDFLIPISKVDENMQNSQKRGAVLTERFWFKKNITAIPPEEGRADGAASQAEQRQNGTADEAATSEAPADEYELMTIDQIINGKGTFPGLVPLINSYLGSMDVDADTHCTIQQYLKLIQKRASGELMTTASWIRQQVVSHPEYKHDSVISEGNCYDLLRKAKDIQDGVLACPELLGNNINSKTTDNIPAAIEKHLTKRC; this is translated from the exons ATGGGTTTGCTAAGCGAAGGCAGTCCTCTGACGTGGGACGAAACGAAGGCGCTGGCACAGCACGTCCGCGAGCATGGCATTGAGCAGTTTATCAATCTGTTCGCGCGCCTCAAAGACCGCCAGGGCGACGTGCTGAAGTGGGGCGACGAGGTGGAGTACATAATCGTCCGGTTCGACGATAAGCAGCGCGCGGTCCAGGTATCGCTGCGGGCGCAAGAAATTCTGGCCAAGCTGAACGAAAAGGAAGCGGCCGATCCACAAG GAGTCAAATCACTGTGGCGTCCCGAGTACGGTGCGTACATGATCGAAGGTACGCCCGGCAAGCCGTACGGTGGTCTGCTGGCGCACTTCAACGTGGTCGAGGCAAACATGCGCTATCGGCGCATGGAGGTCGCTGCCCTGCTGCCGGAGAACGAGTTCGTCATGTCGATCACCAGCTTCCCGCGGCTGGGATGTCCGCGCTTCACGTTCCCACCGGCGGTACCGACGCCGGACGATGAGGCGTGCGCGGCCCGGTCGAACTTTTTCCCCGACGAAGCCATCTTCCCGGGCCATCCACGGTTCAAGACGCTGACGCGCAACATTCGCCAGCGGCGGGGCGAGAAGGTGTCGATCAACTTGCCGATCTACCCGGATCGTGATACGCAAACGCCGGTCGAGGGCAGCATACCGTCCCACCCGAGCCACGTGCACATGGACGCGATGGGCTTCGGTAtgggttgctgctgtttgcagCTCACGTTCCAGGCGTGTAATATTAGCGAGGCGCGCACACTGTACGACCAGCTGACGCCGATGTGCCCTATAATGCTCGCGCTGACGGCGGCCAGTCCTGCGTACCGTGGCTTTCTGACCGATGTGGACTGCCGGTGGAACGTGATCTCGGCCTCGGTCGACTGCCGCACGCGGGAGGAGCGTGGCGAGGAGCCGCTGAAGAACGATCGGTTCCGCATTTACAAGTCACGCTACGATTCGATCGATTCTTACCTCTCGCCGGCGGGAGAGAA ATACAACGATGTGCCTTTGGTGCTGGACGAGACGCTGTACAAGCGGCTGCGCGAGGGCGACATCGATCATCTGCTGGCGCAGCACATTGCGCATCTGTTCATACGCGACTCGGTGTCGCTGTTCAGCGAGAAGGTGCACCAGAACGACCGGGAGGACACGGACCACTTCGAGAACATCCAGTCGACCAACTGGCAGACGATGCGGTTCAAGCCCCCGCCGCCCAACTCCCCGATCGGGTGGCGCGTCGAGTTCCGGCCGTGCGAGGCCCAGCTGACCGACTTCGAGAATGCGGCGATCGTGTGCTTCGTCGTGCTGCTGACGCGCGTCATCCTCTCGTACCAGCTTGACTTCCTGATCCCGATCAGCAAGGTGGACGAAAACATGCAAAACTCGCAGAAGCGGGGCGCGGTGCTGACGGAGCGCTTTTGGTTTAAGAAAAACATCACCGCCATACCGCCGGAGGAAGGCCGAGCGGACGGTGCAGCATCACAAGCCGAGCAGCGGCAGAATGGCACCGCGGACGAAGCGGCGACGTCGGAGGCGCCCGCGGACGAGTACGAGCTGATGACGATCGATCAGATCATCAATGGGAAGGGCACGTTCCCGGGCCTGGTGCCGCTGATCAACAGCTACCTCGGGTCGATGGACGTGGACGCCGATACGCACTGCACGATCCAGCAGTACCTGAAGCTGATCCAGAAGCGTGCGTCCGGCGAGCTGATGACGACGGCCAGCTGGATACGGCAGCAGGTCGTTTCCCATCCCGAGTACAA GCACGATTCCGTCATCAGCGAGGGCAATTGTTACGATCTGCTGCGAAAGGCGAAGGACATACAGGACGGTGTGCTGGCCTGCCCGGAGCTGCTCGGCAACAACATCAACTCGAAAACGACGGACAACATTCCGGCCGCGATTGAGAAGCATCTCACCAAGCGATGTTAG